A portion of the Cervus elaphus chromosome X, mCerEla1.1, whole genome shotgun sequence genome contains these proteins:
- the ZIC3 gene encoding zinc finger protein ZIC 3 isoform X2 has protein sequence MTMLLDGGPQFPGLGVGSFGAPRHHEMPNREPAGIGLTPFGDSPHAAAAAAAAAFKLSPAAAHDLSSGQSSAFTPQGSGYANALGHHHHHHHHHHHAGQVPSYGGAASAAFNSTRDFLFRQRGSGLGEAASGGGQHGLFAGSASSLHAPAGISEPPGYLLFPGLHDQGAGHPSPTGHVDNNQVHLGLRGELFGRADPYRPVASPRTDPYTAGAQFPNYSPMNMNMGVNVAAHHGPGAFFRYMRQPIKQELSCKWIDEAQLSRPKKSCDRTFSTMHELVTHVTMEHVGGPEQNNHVCYWEECPREGKSFKAKYKLVNHIRVHTGEKPFPCPFPGCGKIFARSENLKIHKRTHTGEKPFKCEFEGCDRRFANSSDRKKHMHVHTSDKPYICKVCDKSYTHPSSLRKHMKCCPAWYPGQSLIPDEELDTDVGMQQPALHNTTYPKCRVNAEPTVQEMIY, from the exons ATGACGATGCTCCTGGACGGAGGCCCGCAGTTCCCGGGGCTGGGAGTGGGCAGCTTCGGCGCGCCGCGCCACCACGAGATGCCCAACCGCGAGCCGGCGGGCATAGGGCTGACTCCCTTCGGGGACTCGCCCcacgccgcagccgccgccgccgccgccgccttcaAGCTGAGCCCCGCGGCGGCTCATGATCTGTCTTCTGGCCAGAGCTCGGCGTTCACGCCGCAGGGCTCGGGTTACGCCAACGCCCTGggccatcatcaccaccaccatcaccaccatcaccacgcCGGCCAGGTGCCCAGCTACGGCGGAGCCGCCTCCGCCGCCTTCAACTCCACGCGCGACTTTCTGTTCCGCCAGCGCGGCTCCGGTCTCGGCGAGGCGGCCTCGGGTGGCGGGCAACACGGGCTCTTCGCCGGCTCGGCGAGTAGCCTGCACGCTCCGGCTGGCATCTCGGAGCCCCCCGGCTACCTGCTCTTCCCCGGGCTGCACGACCAGGGCGCTGGGCACCCGTCGCCCACCGGGCACGTGGACAACAACCAGGTCCATCTGGGGCTGCGCGGAGAGCTGTTCGGCCGCGCTGACCCGTACCGCCCGGTGGCCAGCCCGCGCACGGACCCCTACACGGCCGGCGCGCAGTTCCCGAACTACAGCCCCATGAACATGAACATGGGCGTGAACGTGGCGGCCCACCACGGGCCCGGCGCCTTCTTCCGTTACATGCGACAGCCCATCAAGCAGGAGCTGTCGTGCAAGTGGATCGACGAGGCTCAGCTGAGCCGGCCCAAGAAGAGCTGCGACCGGACCTTCAGCACCATGCACGAGCTGGTGACACATGTCACCATGGAGCATGTGGGAGGCCCGGAGCAGAACAACCACGTCTGCTACTGGGAGGAGTGTCCCCGCGAGGGCAAGTCCTTCAAGGCCAAGTACAAACTGGTCAATCACATTCGGGTgcacacgggcgagaagcccttCCCGTGCCCCTTCCCGGGCTGCGGGAAGATCTTCGCCCGCTCCGAGAACCTCAAGATCCACAAGAGGACCCACACAG GTGAGAAACCTTTTAAATGTGAATTTGAAGGCTGTGACAGACGCTTTGCCAACAGCAGCGACCGCAAGAagcacatgcatgtgcacacctCGGACAAGCCCTATATCTGCAAAGTGTGCGACAAGTCCTACACGCACCCGAGCTCCCTGCGCAAGCACATGAAG tGTTGTCCTGCTTGGTATCCGGGACAGTCTCTAATTCCTGACGAAGAACTTGATACTGACGTTGGTATGCAGCAGCCAGCCCTCCATAACACTACCTATCCTAAATGCAGGGTTAATGCCGAACCTACTGTGCAAGAAATGATTTACTGA
- the ZIC3 gene encoding zinc finger protein ZIC 3 isoform X1, producing the protein MTMLLDGGPQFPGLGVGSFGAPRHHEMPNREPAGIGLTPFGDSPHAAAAAAAAAFKLSPAAAHDLSSGQSSAFTPQGSGYANALGHHHHHHHHHHHAGQVPSYGGAASAAFNSTRDFLFRQRGSGLGEAASGGGQHGLFAGSASSLHAPAGISEPPGYLLFPGLHDQGAGHPSPTGHVDNNQVHLGLRGELFGRADPYRPVASPRTDPYTAGAQFPNYSPMNMNMGVNVAAHHGPGAFFRYMRQPIKQELSCKWIDEAQLSRPKKSCDRTFSTMHELVTHVTMEHVGGPEQNNHVCYWEECPREGKSFKAKYKLVNHIRVHTGEKPFPCPFPGCGKIFARSENLKIHKRTHTGEKPFKCEFEGCDRRFANSSDRKKHMHVHTSDKPYICKVCDKSYTHPSSLRKHMKVHESQGSDSSPAASSGYESSTPPAIASANSKDTTKTPSAVQTSTSHNPGLPPNFNEWYV; encoded by the exons ATGACGATGCTCCTGGACGGAGGCCCGCAGTTCCCGGGGCTGGGAGTGGGCAGCTTCGGCGCGCCGCGCCACCACGAGATGCCCAACCGCGAGCCGGCGGGCATAGGGCTGACTCCCTTCGGGGACTCGCCCcacgccgcagccgccgccgccgccgccgccttcaAGCTGAGCCCCGCGGCGGCTCATGATCTGTCTTCTGGCCAGAGCTCGGCGTTCACGCCGCAGGGCTCGGGTTACGCCAACGCCCTGggccatcatcaccaccaccatcaccaccatcaccacgcCGGCCAGGTGCCCAGCTACGGCGGAGCCGCCTCCGCCGCCTTCAACTCCACGCGCGACTTTCTGTTCCGCCAGCGCGGCTCCGGTCTCGGCGAGGCGGCCTCGGGTGGCGGGCAACACGGGCTCTTCGCCGGCTCGGCGAGTAGCCTGCACGCTCCGGCTGGCATCTCGGAGCCCCCCGGCTACCTGCTCTTCCCCGGGCTGCACGACCAGGGCGCTGGGCACCCGTCGCCCACCGGGCACGTGGACAACAACCAGGTCCATCTGGGGCTGCGCGGAGAGCTGTTCGGCCGCGCTGACCCGTACCGCCCGGTGGCCAGCCCGCGCACGGACCCCTACACGGCCGGCGCGCAGTTCCCGAACTACAGCCCCATGAACATGAACATGGGCGTGAACGTGGCGGCCCACCACGGGCCCGGCGCCTTCTTCCGTTACATGCGACAGCCCATCAAGCAGGAGCTGTCGTGCAAGTGGATCGACGAGGCTCAGCTGAGCCGGCCCAAGAAGAGCTGCGACCGGACCTTCAGCACCATGCACGAGCTGGTGACACATGTCACCATGGAGCATGTGGGAGGCCCGGAGCAGAACAACCACGTCTGCTACTGGGAGGAGTGTCCCCGCGAGGGCAAGTCCTTCAAGGCCAAGTACAAACTGGTCAATCACATTCGGGTgcacacgggcgagaagcccttCCCGTGCCCCTTCCCGGGCTGCGGGAAGATCTTCGCCCGCTCCGAGAACCTCAAGATCCACAAGAGGACCCACACAG GTGAGAAACCTTTTAAATGTGAATTTGAAGGCTGTGACAGACGCTTTGCCAACAGCAGCGACCGCAAGAagcacatgcatgtgcacacctCGGACAAGCCCTATATCTGCAAAGTGTGCGACAAGTCCTACACGCACCCGAGCTCCCTGCGCAAGCACATGAAG GTTCATGAATCTCAAGGGTCAGATTCCTCCCCTGCTGCCAGTTCAGGCTATGAATCTTCCACTCCACCCGCTATAGCTTCTGCAAACAGTAAAGATACCACTAAAACCCCTTCTGCAGTTCAAACTAGCACCAGCCACAACCCTGGACTTCCTCCCAATTTTAACGAATGGTACGTCTGA
- the ZIC3 gene encoding zinc finger protein ZIC 3 isoform X3: MTMLLDGGPQFPGLGVGSFGAPRHHEMPNREPAGIGLTPFGDSPHAAAAAAAAAFKLSPAAAHDLSSGQSSAFTPQGSGYANALGHHHHHHHHHHHAGQVPSYGGAASAAFNSTRDFLFRQRGSGLGEAASGGGQHGLFAGSASSLHAPAGISEPPGYLLFPGLHDQGAGHPSPTGHVDNNQVHLGLRGELFGRADPYRPVASPRTDPYTAGAQFPNYSPMNMNMGVNVAAHHGPGAFFRYMRQPIKQELSCKWIDEAQLSRPKKSCDRTFSTMHELVTHVTMEHVGGPEQNNHVCYWEECPREGKSFKAKYKLVNHIRVHTGEKPFPCPFPGCGKIFARSENLKIHKRTHTGEKPFKCEFEGCDRRFANSSDRKKHMHVHTSDKPYICKVCDKSYTHPSSLRKHMKCTKKTALEQEFGICI, from the exons ATGACGATGCTCCTGGACGGAGGCCCGCAGTTCCCGGGGCTGGGAGTGGGCAGCTTCGGCGCGCCGCGCCACCACGAGATGCCCAACCGCGAGCCGGCGGGCATAGGGCTGACTCCCTTCGGGGACTCGCCCcacgccgcagccgccgccgccgccgccgccttcaAGCTGAGCCCCGCGGCGGCTCATGATCTGTCTTCTGGCCAGAGCTCGGCGTTCACGCCGCAGGGCTCGGGTTACGCCAACGCCCTGggccatcatcaccaccaccatcaccaccatcaccacgcCGGCCAGGTGCCCAGCTACGGCGGAGCCGCCTCCGCCGCCTTCAACTCCACGCGCGACTTTCTGTTCCGCCAGCGCGGCTCCGGTCTCGGCGAGGCGGCCTCGGGTGGCGGGCAACACGGGCTCTTCGCCGGCTCGGCGAGTAGCCTGCACGCTCCGGCTGGCATCTCGGAGCCCCCCGGCTACCTGCTCTTCCCCGGGCTGCACGACCAGGGCGCTGGGCACCCGTCGCCCACCGGGCACGTGGACAACAACCAGGTCCATCTGGGGCTGCGCGGAGAGCTGTTCGGCCGCGCTGACCCGTACCGCCCGGTGGCCAGCCCGCGCACGGACCCCTACACGGCCGGCGCGCAGTTCCCGAACTACAGCCCCATGAACATGAACATGGGCGTGAACGTGGCGGCCCACCACGGGCCCGGCGCCTTCTTCCGTTACATGCGACAGCCCATCAAGCAGGAGCTGTCGTGCAAGTGGATCGACGAGGCTCAGCTGAGCCGGCCCAAGAAGAGCTGCGACCGGACCTTCAGCACCATGCACGAGCTGGTGACACATGTCACCATGGAGCATGTGGGAGGCCCGGAGCAGAACAACCACGTCTGCTACTGGGAGGAGTGTCCCCGCGAGGGCAAGTCCTTCAAGGCCAAGTACAAACTGGTCAATCACATTCGGGTgcacacgggcgagaagcccttCCCGTGCCCCTTCCCGGGCTGCGGGAAGATCTTCGCCCGCTCCGAGAACCTCAAGATCCACAAGAGGACCCACACAG GTGAGAAACCTTTTAAATGTGAATTTGAAGGCTGTGACAGACGCTTTGCCAACAGCAGCGACCGCAAGAagcacatgcatgtgcacacctCGGACAAGCCCTATATCTGCAAAGTGTGCGACAAGTCCTACACGCACCCGAGCTCCCTGCGCAAGCACATGAAG TGCACAAAGAAGACGGCTTTGGAGCAAGAATTtggaatatgcatttaa